The segment GCCTCTCTGCCGTGGTACGTGAACTGCTTCAGCAAGGGCTGGACAATCTGCCCACCGCCGATCAGCCTCGTGAGGCCGACCTGACCTGGCTCGAACGAACCCACCAGACCGTACAGCGTATGCTGGAAGCGCGGGGAGGCAAGCCGCTCTCCGTGGATGCCGTGGAACTCATCCGCTCCATCCGGGAGGAACGTGCCGATGAACTGGCCCCCCACACCCCTGGTCATTGATGCCAACGTTTGTCTGTACACCCTGGCCCCTCTCCCGGAGCATGAGCAGGCCAAAAACCTGATGGCTTCGCTTCTGCGTTACGAACGTCCCTGGTATGCTCCCGGTCTCTGGCGGGTGGAAGTGCTTTCGGGGTTGCGCAAAATCGTAGCTGCCCATCTGATGACCAGGACCGAAATGGGTGAGGCCGTATCCCGCTTTTGGGAATGGCCCGTGCAAGTCCTGCCTGAAGACCGAGAGTTGTTGGAGCGTGCGTTGCGCTGGTCAGAGCGCATTGGACACCGCGTCATCTATGACAGCGTGTACCTGGCCCTGGCCGATGGGATGAACGCCGAATTGTGGACCGCCGACCGTCGTCTCTACCAACGCGCCCGCCGCGCAGGGGCCGACTTCGTTCGGCTTTTCCCTGACGATACCCCCTAACCTCAGCCATTCTGACCGGCCCCGCTCAGCCGAGAAGCGGGGATTTTTTGTTTTAAGCCCGCCGACGAAAGGAGCTTTTTTTGCTTTAAGCCCCCCTGGACTTCCCCCGCCATCTGCACTTTTCCGACATTGCCCTCTCGAAATTGCTATCATTCGAGCCAGGAGGTGGCCCGATGTCAAAACGACAGTTCATCTTGCGCCTGGACCCCAATGACCCTGCCGAAGCCCGCCTCATCCAACGCCTGGAATACGCCAGGCAGACCACATGGGGCGGGGTGCAGCGGGTGCTCAAAGAGGCCCTGTTGCAATACACCAAAGGCCCACAGGCCCCAGAAGAAGCGGTTTCCGAAGCCGGGGAAATCCCACCGGGCCTGCCTGAGCCTGAAGCGCCCCGCCACCTGCTGGACGCCATCCGGCAGGTCAATCCGGGCATCGCGCCTCACGCGGCCCAGGCCCTGGCCACCTCGGAGCCGCTGCGAAACATCCGCGCCCTGTATGCGGCTTTCTCCGCCTTCTCCCCGGACGTGCTCACGGAAATCGAGGCCCTCTTGTTGCGTGAGTTGATCTCGCGCATCGAAGCCCTCTTGCATGAGGCTGCCGACAAACGACAGCCCATCCGCCAAATTCTCAACCAGGAGTGACCGACATGAAGAAATGGCTTCCACCTCTCATTGCCCTGGTCGTTTTCGTGGTGTTGTTGCTTTTCTTCTTCGCCGTTTCTGCGGCCTCCAAGCCACCCCAGGTGACCGTGTTGGCCGCGGCCCACCCGCTGAAGCCGGGCGATGTGCTCACCGCCGCCGACCTGCAAACCGTGGATGTGTACGAAGACGCCCGCGCCACGGCTTACATCCCCGTCGAACGCCAGCAGGACCTGGTCGGCGAGGTGGTGCTTCAGCCCTTCGACACCGGCGAGCCGCTGACCAAACGGTGTACATCGGCCGTCCTTCCGTGCCCGAAAACCCGGCCATATCAAGCTACCAGCAGGGCTTCACCTTCGGCGAAACCCTGCCCACGGCGACACCGGCGTTCACCCCCACGCGTGTGGGGACAACGCGTTGCCCCGTCTGGGCGACTAATCTGTATCTTGGTTCACCCCCACGCGTGTGGGGACAACTGAGACGGCGGTACGCGAAAAAGCCGGGACCGACGGTTCATCCCCACGCGTGTGGGGACAACGGAAAAACCGCGCTTGTCCGCCTCGCGGTTCGCCGGTTCACCCCCACGCGTGTGGGGACAACTACCCCGCTCAATCCAGCGAAGATAAGCCTTACGGTTCACCCCCACGCGTGTGGGGACAACTGCGCCACCTAGTGGTGGCCAGTAGAAAGAGTACGGTTCACCCCCACGCGTGTGGGGACAACGATCAAATCTTTCCAAGCGTCTAAGCCGTACTGCGGTTCACCCCCACGCGTGTGGGGACAACCCTAAATCTGGGGGCCTTGCGCACTACACCCCCATATCTGGGGATTCGCACCCGGCTTTTGCCGGGCGTGGGCCTTCGGGCGGCGGCTGACCGTCGGCCGGAAGCGGGACGGCGATCAACTGGACACCCTCCCATTCTACCACCCGCCGCCGGGTGACGCCGTGCATGCGCAGGCGAAAGCGCTGCTCGGCGTTCGTGCTCCAGATTTGAATGACGCCACCGGTCCCCCGGGCATCAACAGCCTTCTCCCAAAGCCGGTCGCGCACGCGAGCGCTCACATGCCCCACAAACACACCTGGATGGGGCTCCAACAACCAGCGGGTCAATTCGCCCCGGAGACCCACGGGCACATTTTCCAGAATCATCACCAGCACGGCATTAACCTCCAGGCACCGGCACCTCCCCTTCGGGGCCCCACCAGGGGCCCGGAAGGGCGGGGTCGGCATCAAAATCCAGGTCAAAGGCCAGGGGGTCCCGTTCCAGGTCCAGCAGGCGGTCGATGTCCGGCAGGATGCGCTGGAGTAGTTTACTCTCCCGAAACCGTTCGCGGCAGCGTTGGCGCACGCGGCTTTCGACTTTCTCGGCGGATTCGGCCACGGTCTCGAAGGCTGCAGGAATGGTGATCTCGGTCTTGTAGAGGTCGGCGATGTCATATACGAAGGAGAGTTGTTTGCCGGTGTGGATGAAGCCCAGGGCAGGGGAGTAGCCCCCGGCCAGGATGGCGGCATGACAGAGGCCGTTGAGCAGGGCGTTGGCGGCCGAAAGGGCGCGGTTGATGGGGTCGCTGCGATACCAGTCGCTGCGATCATAGCGCCGGCCGTGCCAGGGCACGCCATATTTCTGGCTGGCGGTGCGGTAGGCCGATCGCACGCGGTTGCCCTCCCGCCCACGGATCTGTTCCAGGGTCCACGCCGGGTCGAGGGGCTCGCCAAAGCGCATGGCGTACATACGGCGCACCACCTGCAGGCGTTTGGCCGGGTGGGTGGCCAGTTCGGCCTGGCGCAGCAAGCGGTAGGCATGGCGAGTCTCGCCGATGCCCTGGGCGTAGAAGCGGGTGGCGTCTTCACCCACCCAAATCACGGTGCAGCCATGTTCGGCCAGGATGCGGATGGCCGCGTGGGTGATGCGGGTGCCGGGCCCCAGCATAAGCACAGCCAGGGCAGCGACCGGGATCATCACCCGGCCGTGGTCTTCGCGGATGTACTCGATGGCATGTTGGCGCCGCTGCACCACGGCGTGTTCAATATAGAGGTAACTGATGCTATCGCGCAGCCGGGGCAAATCGTGCAGATTGCGGGGCATGATCCACCTCCTGGGGAAGGGCCGAGGACGTGCTCGGCCCTTCCCCTTTTCGTCAGGCCGGAGCCAGGGAGAGCAGGCCGAACCCCACGCCCTTTCCGCTCCCAATGCCCCGCTGCACGGCCTGAAGCAGGGCCTCCGGGTCTTCCACCACCAGCAGGCCGTCGAAGCGCACGCCGTAGAAAGTCAGGCGGTGGCCCTGATCTTCACGACGCTGGAAGTCGATGAACTTACGCCCGCGGCTGATGCGCACCTCGATGAGCCGGGCGCCAGCCGCCTGGAGTTTACGATCCAGCCAGCAACGCTGATCCTCTTCCCGGTAGAGTTCCACCCGCTGGCCGTTTTTGCGGCCTTCGACTTTGATTTTCTTGGTGGGATTGGCAAACAGGCGGAAGGCCAGCCGCTGGCCCCGGCGGAAACGCAGATCCACAGCCTTGACCTGAGGGTTTTCCGGGATCCCGGGGGGCAGTTCCCATTCCGGGAGCAGGTACCGCCCCTGGTCGGCGTGTTCCAGAAAACCCCAGTCCGGCGAGGTCTGGGATTGCACCAACACCATGGGCTGGCCGGTGCGGGGGTGGATTTCCAGCCGGAAGAGCACCCGCTCGTTGGGGGGCACAGGCGTGGGAAAGGCCCGCAGCAGGGTTTTGTGCATCTGGTAGGGGCGGGCGATCTCGCTCTGCACCTGGCGGGAACGGGGGTTGAGGAACAAACGCGAGAGATACATCAGCATCCCTCCTGAGAATCGCCGGATGGCGGAGTGATGTAGGTCATGGTCACCCGGCGAGAGGCAAAGCGACGGTCGGCGAAAGAGAGGGGCTGGTCGGGCCGGACGATGGATCCACGGGGGTCTTCCAGTACCAGGCGCAACCGGGGGCCGCCGGGCCGCGAGGTGACGAGAGGGTAGGTCTGTAGAGCCTTTTCGAGAGGAATGTTTTCCTGCAAGCCGTCGGGCAGCCACACCGGGCAGCCGGGCACAAAGGCTTTGCGGCCCAGGTAGAGGGGCCAGACGGGAGCCCGCAGGGCCTGGTGGAGTTGGCGCAGCAGGGACAGATCCTCACTCTCTAACCCCACCAGGAAGGCCGCATCGGCCAGGTAGTAGCGGCGGGAGACGACGGTGTGCTTGGGATGCTTTGGGAAAGGAGCCCGCTTTCCGTCGGCCTTGATGACATCTAACGCCGTGTGAAAGTCCACCGCTACATGGCCTTCGCGATCCACCCGCACGCCCATGCGCAAGGCGGCCAGGTCGGCGATGGAGGCGTGGCGGGGGCGGCCCAGGGCCGCGGCCAGCAACCCCACCACCCCCGACTTGGACGGTTCGCGACCGGTATCGCGCACGGTAAAGCGGCTGGAAACGCCCCACGACTGCATCGGCCCCACCAGGCGCAAAAGCAAGGTGTGGGGCATGGTCACGCCTCCTTCGTCGTTGCCGTGGGCAGTTGCGCCAACACAGCCTGAATCCAAGTCTCCACATTGGGCTGCAGAGCCGTCTGCAGGTGGGTCAGCAGCCCATCGGGGTCCCGCACGCAGAAGGCGAAGGGATACACACCCTCAGCACCGTACACCTGCGTAAGGCGGCCCCAATAGGCATCCAGGGCCTGGATGGACGGTTCCATCAGGCCGCCTTCCCGGTTGGGGCGCACGGGTCGCTCGAAGGCGTTGGCCAGGGACCAGGCCATGCCGTCTTTCCGCACCACGGCCAAGGCAAAGTCGGGCGGGTTCTGGGCAGCAAAGGCGTTCTGCTTACCCGTGGGGATGGCCCGCAAGGCGGCCCGCAGGAAGCCCTCCACCGTGCGACAGGCCAGTTCGGTGTCGCCACCCAGGTTCTTAACCAGTTGCTCCCAATCGATGCGAGCGTAGCGGTAGTAGGTGGCGCTGTTGAAGGGCGTGACGCCCATCATGCCCGCGCCCGCCTCCTCGTCCGTGAGCAGATCGTCCACAGCGGTGAAGAAGTCGAAGTCCATGTCTACTCGGTGGGTGGAAATGGCATGGGCCACTTGGCAGGCAGCGTCCAGGTTGAGTTCAGGTTTGTCGGCCAACATACGGCCAAAGAGAGCAATATCGGGGGCGCTGGTGCGGCCTTTGGTCTTTTTAATCCATTCCGTTGCCAAAATCTCAAAGGGGCTTTTGGACTTACGCTTGCCTTTAGCGCTGTCTTTTTTCTTGTTCTTGTCTTCTGCCTCTTCAGCCGCTTTCAGGGCAGCATCCAAAGCCATGTCCCACTGACTGAGCAGCGTCTGGGCCATGCTGGCATATTCCTCGTCGCTCAGATAGAGCAGCACGCTTGTGCGATCGGCCTTGTCTTTGTCCATTTTTCCCGAGAAGGCCGCGGCAAAGGCGCGGGCCACGGTTTCGGCGTCCTCTTGCGGCTTGCCCGCGGCCACCAGTTTCTCGGCCAGGCGGCGGGTCATCCAGCGGGTGCGCACGGCAGGCGGCACCTTGGTGATTTCGGCAAAGATGGGCTCCAGACGAATGGCCCGCTTGATGGCCTGAGACGAGATACGGGCGCGGCGCACACCGCCGAATTCCGCGTCCTTGGGGTTGCCGGTATCGTCGCGGTTCAGGTTGGACGGGGCAAAGTTCTGGAGGAAGTGGACT is part of the Anaerolineae bacterium genome and harbors:
- the cas6e gene encoding type I-E CRISPR-associated protein Cas6/Cse3/CasE produces the protein MYLSRLFLNPRSRQVQSEIARPYQMHKTLLRAFPTPVPPNERVLFRLEIHPRTGQPMVLVQSQTSPDWGFLEHADQGRYLLPEWELPPGIPENPQVKAVDLRFRRGQRLAFRLFANPTKKIKVEGRKNGQRVELYREEDQRCWLDRKLQAAGARLIEVRISRGRKFIDFQRREDQGHRLTFYGVRFDGLLVVEDPEALLQAVQRGIGSGKGVGFGLLSLAPA
- a CDS encoding ribbon-helix-helix protein, CopG family — encoded protein: MSYQRVQILLTPEQYRRLKRLAHRRRQSLSAVVRELLQQGLDNLPTADQPREADLTWLERTHQTVQRMLEARGGKPLSVDAVELIRSIREERADELAPHTPGH
- the cas1e gene encoding type I-E CRISPR-associated endonuclease Cas1, translating into MPRNLHDLPRLRDSISYLYIEHAVVQRRQHAIEYIREDHGRVMIPVAALAVLMLGPGTRITHAAIRILAEHGCTVIWVGEDATRFYAQGIGETRHAYRLLRQAELATHPAKRLQVVRRMYAMRFGEPLDPAWTLEQIRGREGNRVRSAYRTASQKYGVPWHGRRYDRSDWYRSDPINRALSAANALLNGLCHAAILAGGYSPALGFIHTGKQLSFVYDIADLYKTEITIPAAFETVAESAEKVESRVRQRCRERFRESKLLQRILPDIDRLLDLERDPLAFDLDFDADPALPGPWWGPEGEVPVPGG
- a CDS encoding type II toxin-antitoxin system VapC family toxin — encoded protein: MNWPPTPLVIDANVCLYTLAPLPEHEQAKNLMASLLRYERPWYAPGLWRVEVLSGLRKIVAAHLMTRTEMGEAVSRFWEWPVQVLPEDRELLERALRWSERIGHRVIYDSVYLALADGMNAELWTADRRLYQRARRAGADFVRLFPDDTP
- the cas2e gene encoding type I-E CRISPR-associated endoribonuclease Cas2; amino-acid sequence: MLVMILENVPVGLRGELTRWLLEPHPGVFVGHVSARVRDRLWEKAVDARGTGGVIQIWSTNAEQRFRLRMHGVTRRRVVEWEGVQLIAVPLPADGQPPPEGPRPAKAGCESPDMGV
- the cas5e gene encoding type I-E CRISPR-associated protein Cas5/CasD, producing the protein MPHTLLLRLVGPMQSWGVSSRFTVRDTGREPSKSGVVGLLAAALGRPRHASIADLAALRMGVRVDREGHVAVDFHTALDVIKADGKRAPFPKHPKHTVVSRRYYLADAAFLVGLESEDLSLLRQLHQALRAPVWPLYLGRKAFVPGCPVWLPDGLQENIPLEKALQTYPLVTSRPGGPRLRLVLEDPRGSIVRPDQPLSFADRRFASRRVTMTYITPPSGDSQEGC
- the cas7e gene encoding type I-E CRISPR-associated protein Cas7/Cse4/CasC, with protein sequence MFVEVHFLQNFAPSNLNRDDTGNPKDAEFGGVRRARISSQAIKRAIRLEPIFAEITKVPPAVRTRWMTRRLAEKLVAAGKPQEDAETVARAFAAAFSGKMDKDKADRTSVLLYLSDEEYASMAQTLLSQWDMALDAALKAAEEAEDKNKKKDSAKGKRKSKSPFEILATEWIKKTKGRTSAPDIALFGRMLADKPELNLDAACQVAHAISTHRVDMDFDFFTAVDDLLTDEEAGAGMMGVTPFNSATYYRYARIDWEQLVKNLGGDTELACRTVEGFLRAALRAIPTGKQNAFAAQNPPDFALAVVRKDGMAWSLANAFERPVRPNREGGLMEPSIQALDAYWGRLTQVYGAEGVYPFAFCVRDPDGLLTHLQTALQPNVETWIQAVLAQLPTATTKEA